The following proteins are co-located in the Microbacterium sp. SORGH_AS_0888 genome:
- a CDS encoding glutaredoxin domain-containing protein, with protein MTSSLTMFGADWCRDCRRTKAQLDELGVAYEYVDLEADPAAAEVAREISGRTNIPVVVYPDATHQVEPSNADVETKLRELSLI; from the coding sequence ATGACCTCCTCGCTCACGATGTTCGGCGCCGACTGGTGCCGGGACTGCCGCCGCACGAAGGCTCAGCTCGACGAGCTGGGCGTCGCCTACGAGTACGTCGACCTCGAGGCCGACCCCGCCGCCGCGGAGGTCGCCCGCGAGATCTCGGGACGCACCAACATCCCCGTCGTGGTCTACCCGGATGCGACCCACCAGGTGGAGCCCAGCAACGCCGACGTCGAGACGAAGCTGCGCGAGCTCTCCCTCATCTGA
- a CDS encoding DUF11 domain-containing protein yields MTLSLTAGALATMAIASPASAATTLSPLHPDGGPSAPLADGAVGYQLDPSTPAQYDPATTTHQVGSFRDAPSDSGQVRARGFEGTFDVTVSNSGGGRASFNSSSDGTLPVMRNPTQTPPVGTQYSDSWQFVGETGTWTYTYDFSGLSGGRLPAGAILSANDVDVCNGTTSEGAAFASDAPGDWLQYWSNEGTGDPATVTQDGTTYSLAPKSPCNNDSSRDNVTETFQTTRELTRLTVTLQGVVPGSSGSGLWWELLAPTVPLTPDLFLSKTTPVRDAAPGQEVTYTISAINFGTAPATGVSFSDRLPEGMTFVSADAGGRYADGVVTWDVGDIDSGGSATVHVTVRIGALSGIVVNTAVASASDTCADVVSQPKCESSYALGITPTQTQPTSPASPTAAPAALGPHVNTGGTAVSDGHGTVPLALALGASLTAVTAGTVWLLIRRKVAGSR; encoded by the coding sequence ATGACCCTCTCGCTCACGGCCGGGGCTCTCGCCACGATGGCGATCGCGTCGCCCGCGTCAGCGGCCACGACGCTCTCCCCGCTCCATCCCGACGGAGGCCCCTCGGCCCCCCTCGCCGACGGCGCCGTCGGATATCAGCTGGATCCGTCCACGCCGGCGCAGTACGACCCGGCGACGACGACGCACCAGGTGGGGAGCTTCCGGGACGCCCCCTCCGACTCCGGCCAGGTGCGGGCCCGAGGCTTCGAAGGCACCTTCGACGTGACCGTCAGCAACAGCGGCGGCGGGCGGGCGTCCTTCAACAGCTCGTCGGACGGCACCCTCCCCGTGATGCGAAACCCGACGCAGACGCCTCCGGTGGGAACGCAGTACTCCGACAGCTGGCAGTTCGTCGGCGAGACGGGCACGTGGACCTACACGTACGACTTCTCGGGCCTGTCCGGCGGCCGCCTTCCCGCGGGCGCGATCCTCAGCGCCAACGACGTCGACGTGTGCAACGGCACGACCTCGGAAGGGGCCGCTTTCGCCTCCGATGCACCGGGCGACTGGCTGCAGTACTGGAGCAACGAGGGCACGGGAGACCCCGCCACGGTCACGCAGGACGGAACCACGTACTCCCTGGCGCCGAAGTCGCCGTGCAACAACGACTCGTCGCGCGACAACGTGACCGAGACGTTCCAGACCACGCGCGAGCTGACCAGGCTCACCGTGACGCTGCAAGGGGTCGTGCCCGGCAGTTCCGGTTCGGGGCTGTGGTGGGAGCTGCTCGCACCGACCGTTCCCCTGACCCCCGACCTCTTCCTCAGCAAGACGACTCCCGTCCGGGACGCCGCCCCGGGCCAGGAGGTCACCTACACGATCAGCGCCATCAACTTCGGCACCGCGCCGGCCACGGGCGTCTCGTTCAGCGACCGCCTCCCCGAGGGGATGACCTTCGTCTCCGCGGATGCAGGCGGACGGTACGCCGACGGCGTCGTCACGTGGGACGTCGGCGACATCGACTCCGGAGGCAGCGCGACGGTCCACGTGACCGTGAGGATCGGTGCGCTCTCGGGCATCGTCGTCAACACGGCGGTCGCCTCGGCCTCCGACACCTGCGCCGACGTGGTCAGCCAGCCCAAATGCGAGAGCTCCTACGCGCTCGGAATCACCCCGACTCAGACACAGCCGACATCCCCCGCATCTCCGACGGCGGCGCCCGCGGCCCTCGGCCCCCACGTGAACACCGGCGGCACCGCGGTCTCCGACGGCCACGGGACGGTGCCGCTCGCGCTCGCTCTCGGCGCGTCGCTCACGGCCGTCACGGCGGGCACCGTCTGGCTGCTGATTCGTCGCAAGGTCGCCGGCTCGCGATGA
- a CDS encoding aldehyde dehydrogenase family protein, with amino-acid sequence MSRRTTRSRTCTSPAPRRPSTRSSRGTGEDAADRRRDDRPRLTTPITAELGGVAPIIVVPGEWTDADLRYQAEHIATMRLQNSGHNCIAGQVVLVSADWPQREAFLRALHDAYSSAPARPVWYPRSDEKLARADADYPDAIRCGDGTRRLVELAPGEDATALESTEYFAPVLGVVELAGLGQAFLDAAVAHANECLAGTLGANVLIDPVTEDTLGAGFERAIADLRYGGIAINTWTGVLFATPVLSWGAFPGGTIAEVGSGLGVVHNTSLLEDVERSVLRGPFRPFPRSLGARGRFTVLPKPPWFVSSRTAAAVSEGLTRYLAGHDPVGLAVTLTRAMGA; translated from the coding sequence ATCTCACGGCGCACGACGCGTTCGCGCACGTGCACATCACCGGCTCCGCGGCGACCTTCGACGCGATCGTCTCGGGGAACCGGCGAGGACGCCGCCGACCGCCGCCGCGACGACCGGCCCCGGCTCACGACGCCCATCACGGCCGAGCTCGGCGGTGTCGCGCCGATCATCGTCGTCCCCGGCGAGTGGACGGACGCGGACCTGCGCTATCAGGCCGAGCACATCGCGACCATGCGGCTGCAGAACAGCGGGCACAACTGCATCGCGGGGCAGGTGGTGCTCGTCTCGGCGGACTGGCCGCAGCGCGAGGCGTTCCTCCGCGCGCTGCACGACGCCTACTCGAGCGCCCCCGCGCGGCCGGTCTGGTATCCGCGCAGCGACGAGAAGCTTGCGCGCGCCGACGCCGACTACCCGGACGCGATCCGCTGCGGCGACGGGACACGGCGCCTCGTCGAGCTCGCGCCCGGCGAGGACGCGACGGCGCTCGAGTCGACCGAGTACTTCGCGCCCGTGCTCGGCGTGGTCGAGCTCGCGGGGCTCGGCCAGGCGTTCCTGGACGCGGCCGTCGCCCACGCGAACGAGTGTCTCGCCGGGACGCTGGGCGCGAACGTGCTCATCGACCCGGTGACCGAGGACACGCTCGGCGCGGGCTTCGAACGGGCGATCGCCGACCTGCGGTACGGGGGCATCGCGATCAACACCTGGACGGGCGTGCTGTTCGCGACCCCGGTCCTGTCCTGGGGCGCGTTCCCCGGCGGGACGATCGCCGAGGTCGGCAGCGGGCTCGGCGTCGTGCACAACACGAGCCTGCTCGAGGACGTCGAGCGATCCGTGCTGCGGGGGCCGTTCCGTCCGTTCCCGCGGTCGCTCGGCGCCCGGGGCCGGTTCACGGTCCTGCCCAAGCCCCCATGGTTCGTCAGCTCCCGCACGGCGGCGGCGGTCAGCGAGGGTCTGACCCGATACCTCGCCGGACACGACCCGGTGGGCCTGGCGGTGACCCTGACGCGCGCGATGGGCGCGTAG
- a CDS encoding recombinase family protein has translation MTDATTGPLPVPHAAAECPQCFHELEADDNWWRARPAGARLVGVVVNRDDMPSVVEQRAQLARFGVPIHGFRHPSPEPLESWEQRLARLFGHLGRGDVVVVTSVHALGRDIAEETRTVAELQRRGVVVKVLGHGAAHLFDTGR, from the coding sequence ATGACTGACGCAACAACCGGTCCGCTTCCGGTGCCGCACGCCGCGGCGGAGTGTCCGCAGTGCTTTCACGAGCTCGAAGCGGACGACAACTGGTGGCGGGCTCGCCCGGCGGGCGCACGCCTCGTCGGCGTCGTCGTCAACCGCGACGACATGCCCTCGGTCGTGGAGCAGCGGGCGCAGCTCGCGCGCTTCGGGGTTCCGATCCACGGATTCCGGCACCCCTCGCCCGAGCCGCTGGAGAGCTGGGAGCAGCGACTCGCGCGGCTGTTCGGGCACCTCGGGAGAGGGGATGTCGTGGTGGTGACGAGCGTGCACGCCCTCGGCCGCGACATCGCGGAGGAGACCCGCACGGTCGCAGAGCTCCAGCGACGCGGCGTCGTGGTCAAGGTGCTCGGTCACGGCGCGGCGCACCTGTTCGACACCGGACGCTGA
- a CDS encoding sodium:proton antiporter, with amino-acid sequence METLVVIVIGIVVITIVTAIGQRVNIAAPLVLVAVGLLTALTPFIPNLRPVDPEIILIGVLPPLLYSSAINLPAIEFRRDFRPIAGLSVFLVIISSVVLGLFFSWAIPGLPLAVGVALGAILSPTDAVATSIVKRVGLSPRVVTMLEGESLLNDATALVLLRTATIAIAGSFSMGLAIGTFLWGVLVAIVIGGVIGWLTLRLRAWIGNAAANTALSFAIPFIAYLPTEALGGSGLVSAVVAGVVIGQGAARWLTPEQRISDALNWRTIELILEGGVFLLMGLELTDVVTKNLTEHDGLWHGTWLALAALAALAIIVLVRAVYVTLLLWGQGRRARRYARFDLDRIGTRLDALESGEPVTWERDGARTRTSRRRTRALPRDPEARARRIGDIRRRVTRLAADLDYYRSSPLGWKHGTVIVWAGMRGVVTLAAAQTLPIDTTHRPLLVYIAFAVAVVSLLLQGFTLPPLVRALRIRRAPEANEGSDDEALQDELREAGAAVLRNDRLARRDGTPFSPDMLQRVGARLAEPPDPDMTGELRERLELRLVMIEAMRRRLVEVTSTGRYSSALLRRTLAELDADQLSLELKIAGNTDD; translated from the coding sequence GTGGAGACCCTCGTCGTCATCGTGATCGGGATCGTCGTCATCACGATCGTGACCGCCATCGGGCAGCGGGTCAACATCGCCGCGCCCCTCGTCCTCGTCGCGGTGGGCCTGCTCACGGCGCTGACGCCCTTCATCCCCAACCTCCGGCCCGTCGACCCCGAGATCATCCTGATCGGCGTGCTGCCGCCGCTTCTCTACTCCTCGGCGATCAACCTGCCCGCGATCGAGTTCCGGCGCGACTTCCGCCCCATCGCCGGCCTGTCGGTGTTCCTCGTGATCATCAGCTCGGTCGTGCTCGGGCTCTTCTTCTCCTGGGCGATCCCCGGGCTTCCGCTCGCGGTGGGCGTCGCGCTGGGCGCCATCCTCTCGCCCACGGACGCCGTCGCCACCTCGATCGTGAAGCGCGTGGGGCTCTCGCCGCGCGTGGTCACGATGCTCGAGGGCGAGAGCCTGCTGAACGATGCGACGGCGCTCGTGCTGCTGCGCACCGCGACGATCGCGATCGCCGGGTCGTTCTCGATGGGCCTCGCGATCGGCACCTTCCTCTGGGGCGTGCTCGTCGCGATCGTCATCGGCGGCGTGATCGGCTGGCTGACGCTGCGACTGCGGGCGTGGATCGGCAATGCCGCCGCGAACACCGCCCTGAGCTTCGCCATCCCGTTCATCGCCTATCTGCCGACGGAGGCCCTGGGCGGCTCCGGTCTCGTGTCCGCGGTCGTCGCGGGCGTCGTCATCGGCCAGGGCGCCGCCCGCTGGCTCACCCCCGAGCAGCGCATCTCCGACGCGTTGAACTGGCGCACCATCGAGCTCATCCTCGAAGGCGGCGTCTTCCTGCTGATGGGTCTCGAGCTCACCGATGTCGTGACCAAGAACCTGACCGAGCACGACGGCCTCTGGCACGGCACCTGGCTCGCCCTCGCCGCCCTCGCCGCCCTCGCGATCATCGTCCTCGTCCGCGCCGTGTACGTCACGCTCCTGCTCTGGGGGCAGGGACGGAGAGCGCGTCGCTATGCCCGCTTCGACCTCGACCGCATCGGCACGCGACTCGACGCCCTGGAGAGCGGCGAGCCCGTGACCTGGGAACGGGACGGCGCACGCACGAGGACGTCCCGGCGGCGGACACGGGCGCTGCCGAGGGACCCCGAGGCGCGCGCCCGCCGCATCGGCGACATCCGCCGCCGGGTCACACGGCTGGCGGCCGACCTCGACTACTACCGCAGCTCGCCGCTGGGCTGGAAGCACGGCACCGTGATCGTCTGGGCGGGGATGCGGGGCGTCGTCACGCTCGCCGCGGCCCAGACGCTGCCGATCGACACGACGCACCGTCCGCTGCTCGTCTACATCGCGTTCGCGGTCGCCGTCGTCAGTCTGCTCCTGCAGGGCTTCACCCTGCCGCCGCTCGTGCGGGCGCTGCGGATCCGCCGCGCCCCCGAGGCGAACGAAGGCTCCGACGACGAGGCGCTGCAGGACGAGCTGCGCGAAGCGGGCGCGGCGGTGCTGCGCAACGACAGGCTCGCCCGGCGCGACGGCACGCCCTTCTCGCCGGATATGCTCCAGCGGGTCGGGGCACGGCTCGCCGAGCCACCGGACCCCGACATGACCGGGGAGCTTCGTGAGAGGCTGGAGCTGCGCCTGGTGATGATCGAGGCGATGCGGCGACGCCTGGTCGAGGTCACCTCGACCGGCAGATACAGCTCGGCACTCCTTCGACGCACGCTGGCCGAGCTCGACGCCGACCAGCTGAGCCTGGAACTGAAGATCGCGGGGAACACGGATGACTGA
- a CDS encoding class F sortase, protein MIVAATTMAVVVSAVLLMSPGRTPGHAPAISMDGRPVELDPGTTAVPREQSRAVDDTGAVFEVPSVGLSVPLGAIDETDGEITPPGYRSAYWVRNLGVSVGDARAGTVYVVMHALRGGGTAPGDYLTDVPGGRSTLHAGESVVVSGVRYSVTATTTVTKDELPYDAQVWADVPGRLVVITCLEKPDGSPSTQNMIVFAETT, encoded by the coding sequence GTGATCGTTGCAGCGACCACCATGGCGGTGGTCGTGTCCGCGGTGCTGCTGATGTCTCCGGGACGGACACCCGGGCATGCTCCTGCGATCAGCATGGACGGCCGTCCGGTCGAGCTCGATCCGGGTACGACGGCGGTCCCCCGCGAGCAGTCCCGCGCGGTCGACGACACGGGCGCCGTCTTCGAGGTCCCCTCGGTCGGGCTCAGCGTGCCCCTGGGAGCGATCGATGAGACCGACGGAGAGATCACCCCGCCCGGCTATCGGTCCGCATACTGGGTCAGGAACCTGGGCGTCTCGGTCGGCGATGCACGGGCAGGCACCGTCTACGTCGTCATGCACGCGCTCCGCGGCGGCGGCACAGCGCCGGGAGACTACCTGACGGACGTACCCGGCGGGCGGTCCACGCTGCACGCGGGCGAGTCGGTCGTCGTGTCCGGGGTCCGCTACTCGGTGACCGCGACGACGACGGTGACCAAGGACGAGCTCCCCTACGACGCACAGGTGTGGGCCGACGTCCCGGGCCGGCTGGTCGTCATCACATGCCTCGAGAAGCCGGACGGAAGTCCGTCGACGCAGAACATGATCGTCTTCGCGGAGACGACCTGA
- a CDS encoding glutamate decarboxylase: protein MDEELAASIDRRLAERSLGRDRLPPGPMSAGAAYRIVHDEALLDGNARLNLATFVTTWMDDEADRLYAETFDKNMIDKDEYPSTAAVEERCWRVLADLWHAPSARHAIGTSTTGSSEACMLAGLAFKRRWQHARKAAGQDASRPNLVMSSAVQVCWEKFCNYWDVEMRLVPVSEAHPVFDGHDLDKHVDENTIGVVAIMGVTFTGAYEPVDRIAAALDAIQASTGLDIPIHVDGASGAMIAPFLQPDLEWDFRLERVHSISTSGHKYGGVYPGLGWVVWREERWLPEDLVFRVSYLGGDMPTFALNFSRPGAQVLLQYYLFLRLGFEGYTAVQQGAQDVAVHLSRAIGAMPAFRLLSEGTDIPVFAWTMADGYTQTWDLYHLSDRLRMRGWLVPAYPLAKNLEKITVQRIVVRRDLSHDLADKLLADIEAEVAYLDRLESPMPREGRRPSFHH from the coding sequence ATGGACGAGGAACTCGCCGCCAGCATCGATCGCCGGCTCGCGGAGCGCTCCCTCGGGCGCGACCGTCTGCCCCCGGGGCCGATGTCCGCGGGTGCCGCGTACCGCATCGTGCACGACGAGGCCCTCCTCGACGGCAACGCGAGGCTCAACCTCGCGACGTTCGTGACCACCTGGATGGACGACGAGGCCGACCGCCTGTATGCCGAGACGTTCGACAAGAACATGATCGACAAGGACGAGTACCCCTCGACCGCCGCCGTCGAGGAGCGCTGCTGGCGGGTGCTCGCCGACCTCTGGCACGCGCCGAGCGCGCGCCACGCCATCGGCACGTCGACGACCGGCTCGAGCGAGGCGTGCATGCTCGCCGGGCTCGCCTTCAAACGCCGGTGGCAGCACGCTCGCAAGGCCGCCGGCCAGGACGCCTCCCGTCCGAACCTCGTGATGTCGTCCGCCGTGCAGGTGTGCTGGGAGAAGTTCTGCAACTACTGGGACGTCGAGATGCGGCTCGTTCCGGTCAGCGAGGCGCACCCCGTGTTCGACGGGCACGACCTCGACAAGCACGTCGACGAGAACACGATCGGCGTCGTCGCGATCATGGGGGTGACCTTCACCGGGGCGTACGAGCCGGTGGACCGGATCGCCGCGGCGCTCGACGCGATCCAGGCATCGACCGGGCTCGACATCCCGATCCACGTCGACGGCGCCTCCGGGGCGATGATCGCCCCGTTCCTGCAGCCGGACCTGGAGTGGGACTTCCGGCTCGAGCGCGTCCACTCGATCTCGACCTCGGGTCACAAGTACGGCGGCGTGTACCCGGGCCTGGGATGGGTCGTGTGGCGCGAGGAGCGATGGCTGCCCGAGGATCTCGTGTTCCGTGTCTCGTACCTCGGTGGCGACATGCCGACCTTCGCGCTCAACTTCTCGCGCCCGGGCGCGCAGGTGCTGCTGCAGTACTACCTCTTCCTGCGGCTGGGCTTCGAGGGCTACACGGCCGTGCAGCAGGGGGCGCAGGATGTCGCGGTGCACCTGTCGAGGGCGATCGGCGCGATGCCGGCGTTCCGCCTGTTGAGCGAGGGCACCGACATCCCGGTGTTCGCGTGGACGATGGCCGACGGGTACACGCAGACCTGGGACCTCTATCACCTGAGCGATCGGCTGCGGATGCGCGGCTGGCTCGTGCCCGCCTACCCGCTGGCGAAGAACCTCGAGAAGATCACGGTCCAGCGCATCGTGGTGCGCCGCGACCTCAGCCATGACCTCGCCGACAAGCTGCTCGCCGACATCGAGGCGGAGGTCGCCTACCTCGACCGGCTCGAGTCGCCCATGCCGCGAGAGGGCCGGCGCCCCTCCTTCCATCACTGA
- a CDS encoding DNA-3-methyladenine glycosylase I: MIDLVTGSDDRARCGWVGADPEYVRYHDEEWGRPLRGDRALFEKASLEGFQAGLSWITILRKRPRFREVFAGFEPAAVAAFGPDDVERLMTDAGIVRNRAKIEAVIGNAVRVAAMAPGEFDALLWSFAPPEAPHPSSLAEVPAVTAESTALSTELRRRGFRFVGPTTMYALMQSAGMVDDHVAGCWRAAA; this comes from the coding sequence ATGATCGACCTCGTCACCGGCTCCGACGACCGTGCGCGCTGTGGCTGGGTCGGGGCCGACCCCGAGTACGTCCGCTACCACGACGAGGAGTGGGGCCGCCCGCTGCGGGGCGACCGTGCGCTCTTCGAGAAGGCGAGCCTCGAGGGGTTCCAGGCGGGACTCTCGTGGATCACGATCCTGCGCAAGCGGCCGCGTTTCCGCGAGGTGTTCGCCGGCTTCGAGCCTGCCGCCGTGGCCGCCTTCGGTCCCGATGACGTGGAACGGCTCATGACGGACGCCGGCATCGTCCGCAACCGCGCCAAGATCGAGGCCGTGATCGGCAACGCCGTGCGTGTCGCGGCGATGGCTCCGGGCGAGTTCGACGCGCTGCTGTGGTCGTTCGCGCCGCCGGAGGCGCCGCATCCGTCGTCCCTGGCCGAGGTGCCCGCCGTGACGGCGGAGTCGACGGCCCTGAGCACAGAGCTGCGCCGCCGGGGGTTCCGCTTCGTCGGGCCGACCACGATGTATGCCCTCATGCAGTCGGCCGGGATGGTCGACGACCATGTCGCGGGGTGCTGGCGCGCTGCTGCCTGA
- the pip gene encoding prolyl aminopeptidase, with product MTVAQLDDVLYPPIEPYETGMLLVGDGHRLYWEQSGNPDGKPVVFLHGGPGGGTSAWHRRFFDPERYRIVLFDQRGCGRSTPHASAPDADLTYNTTWHLVADIELLRRNLGIERWQVFGGSWGSALALAYAESHPEAVTEIVLRGVFTLRRHELEWFYEGGASAIFPDLWEDYLAEIPVLERSRLIEAYHRRLFDPDPQVHRPAALAWTRWEASTLTLLPDAGTVEAMTDPDTATAFARIENHFFVHGGWFREGQLIEDVDRIRHIPAVIVQGRYDVCTPIMTAWDLHRAWPEAELVVVPDASHAASEPGIAESLRRATDRFAG from the coding sequence ATGACGGTGGCCCAGCTCGACGATGTGCTCTACCCGCCGATCGAGCCGTACGAGACCGGCATGCTGCTGGTCGGCGACGGCCATCGGCTCTACTGGGAGCAGTCCGGCAACCCCGACGGCAAGCCCGTCGTGTTCCTCCACGGCGGGCCGGGCGGCGGCACGAGCGCGTGGCATCGCCGCTTCTTCGACCCGGAACGGTACCGGATCGTGCTGTTCGACCAGCGGGGATGCGGCAGGTCCACGCCGCACGCGAGCGCGCCGGACGCCGACCTGACCTACAACACCACGTGGCACCTCGTCGCCGACATCGAGCTGCTGCGTCGCAACCTCGGCATCGAGAGGTGGCAGGTGTTCGGCGGTTCGTGGGGCAGCGCGCTGGCGCTCGCCTACGCCGAGAGCCACCCCGAAGCGGTGACCGAGATCGTGCTGCGCGGCGTCTTCACCCTCCGCCGGCACGAGCTGGAGTGGTTCTACGAGGGGGGCGCGTCGGCGATCTTCCCCGACCTCTGGGAGGACTATCTCGCAGAGATCCCGGTGCTGGAGCGCTCGCGGCTGATCGAGGCCTACCACCGTCGCCTGTTCGACCCCGACCCCCAGGTGCACCGGCCCGCGGCGCTCGCGTGGACGCGGTGGGAGGCCTCGACCCTCACGCTGCTCCCGGACGCGGGCACGGTCGAGGCCATGACCGACCCTGACACCGCGACGGCGTTCGCGCGCATCGAGAACCACTTCTTCGTGCACGGCGGATGGTTCCGCGAGGGACAGCTGATCGAGGACGTCGACCGCATCCGCCACATCCCCGCCGTGATCGTGCAGGGACGCTACGACGTGTGCACGCCCATCATGACGGCCTGGGATCTGCATCGCGCGTGGCCCGAGGCCGAGCTCGTGGTCGTCCCCGACGCCTCGCATGCCGCGAGCGAGCCCGGCATCGCCGAGTCCCTCCGCCGTGCCACGGACCGGTTCGCCGGCTGA
- a CDS encoding glycosyltransferase family 2 protein yields the protein MQVTIVVPTFNEAPNVAELVQRVAGSAHGYDPEILFVDDSTDDTPRVIEQVAKSAPIPVRLIHRDHPVGGLSGAVTTGLAAATADVCVVMDGDLQHPPEDIARLVTRFRRGDVDMVVASRYAEDGNSAGLADGSRVLVSRGSTLVTKAMFPIRLKDVSDPMTGFFLLDRRAVDVADLKPRGFKILLEILARESLRVAEIPFSFASRHAGESKATFMQGVNFLAQLTALRFGKMSVFALIGALGAVANLAIVWVLSHMGVHDLPAMIVAAEITIIANFILQERFVFQDMRAEASGVFSRFAKSAAFNNAELIIRIPITALMISSWHISVVIATAMTLVAAFIVRFLFHSLVVYAPRRSAARKASPATRFVEELDRQSLSPGEL from the coding sequence ATGCAGGTCACGATCGTCGTGCCGACGTTCAACGAAGCGCCCAACGTGGCAGAGCTCGTCCAGCGGGTCGCAGGCTCCGCACACGGGTACGACCCCGAGATCCTCTTCGTCGACGACAGCACCGACGACACGCCCCGCGTGATCGAGCAGGTCGCCAAGAGCGCGCCGATCCCGGTGCGGCTCATCCACCGCGACCACCCGGTCGGCGGTCTGAGCGGCGCGGTCACGACGGGTCTCGCGGCGGCGACCGCAGACGTGTGCGTCGTCATGGACGGCGACCTGCAGCACCCGCCGGAGGACATCGCTCGCCTGGTGACGCGCTTCCGTCGCGGTGACGTCGACATGGTGGTGGCCTCGCGCTACGCCGAGGACGGCAACTCCGCGGGCTTGGCCGACGGCTCCCGCGTGCTCGTCTCCCGCGGCTCGACGCTCGTCACCAAGGCGATGTTCCCCATCCGGCTCAAGGATGTCTCCGACCCCATGACCGGGTTCTTCCTGCTCGACCGCCGCGCGGTCGACGTGGCGGACCTGAAGCCGCGCGGGTTCAAGATCCTGCTCGAGATCCTCGCCCGCGAGTCGCTGCGGGTCGCCGAGATCCCGTTCTCGTTCGCCAGCCGTCACGCCGGCGAGTCGAAGGCGACCTTCATGCAGGGCGTCAACTTCCTCGCCCAGCTGACCGCGCTGCGGTTCGGCAAGATGTCGGTCTTCGCGCTCATCGGCGCGTTGGGCGCCGTCGCCAACCTGGCGATCGTGTGGGTGCTCTCGCACATGGGGGTCCACGACCTGCCGGCGATGATCGTCGCCGCGGAGATCACGATCATCGCGAACTTCATCCTCCAGGAGCGCTTCGTCTTCCAGGACATGCGCGCAGAGGCGTCCGGGGTCTTCAGCAGGTTCGCGAAGTCCGCCGCGTTCAACAACGCGGAGCTGATCATCCGCATCCCGATCACGGCTCTCATGATCTCGAGCTGGCACATCTCCGTCGTGATCGCCACGGCGATGACGCTCGTGGCCGCCTTCATCGTGCGGTTCCTGTTCCACTCCCTCGTCGTCTACGCGCCCCGCCGCTCGGCTGCGCGCAAGGCGTCGCCCGCCACGCGCTTCGTCGAGGAGCTCGACCGGCAGTCGCTGTCGCCCGGCGAGCTCTGA
- a CDS encoding helix-turn-helix domain-containing protein — MLGRNMRAHRQRLGLSQEQFAERLGYHRTYIGSIEQGLRNLSLRSLETLAEDLHVDPLDLLRDDSARD, encoded by the coding sequence GTGCTCGGTCGGAACATGCGTGCACACCGGCAGCGGCTCGGCCTCAGTCAGGAGCAGTTCGCAGAACGCCTCGGTTACCACCGCACCTACATCGGCAGCATCGAGCAGGGGCTTCGCAACCTGAGCCTGCGTTCCCTCGAGACGCTCGCGGAGGATCTGCACGTCGATCCTCTGGATCTTCTGCGGGACGATTCGGCGAGGGATTGA